In the Afipia sp. GAS231 genome, GACATCGCCGGTCGCCCTGTTGACGGCGACGTCGGCGATCCATGCCGACCATGCTGCGCCGTAGCCCGGAAACTTGCTGTGGACGTACAGCGCGTAGGCGAAACCGCGCCCGCGCACGATATCGCCTTCGGCTTCGGGCTGCTCGCGAACCGGCCGCGGCTTCCAGCCTGCGCGCTCGGCAACGGCATTGACGAGATCGATCGCACGCGCGTCCTTCAGATAGCGCAGGCGATACTCGATCGGATCGACGCCGGCCTCGGATGCGACCTCGTCGATCCAGGATTCATGGGCGAACGTATTGGGCAGCGCCGAGACGCCGCGCAGCCACGAAGCGCGCACGATCGGCGGCATGTCGTGTACGACCACGCGCAGGTTGTCGTAGTCATAGGGCGGGATCGCGGTGCGGTCGCCCATCTCAAGCACGGCGGGCGTGTTCGGGACTTCGCCGGTCAGCAGCAGCGCCAGCGTCGGCGCGCCGTTCGAGGGATAGCGCGTCGCAAAGTCATAACCGGCGACGCTGCCATCGGCGTTCACCCCGCCATTGACATCCATCAACTGCGCCGTGCCCTTCGGCTCCCAGGCGTGCTCCTGCTCGCGGGTCAACTGCACGCGGACGGGGCGGCCGACGGCGCGCGACAGCAGCACGGCATCGGCGGACACGTCGTCCGCGCAGTTGCGGCCGTAGCATCCGGCGGCTTCCAGCCGGATCACCTCGATTTCGGCTTCCCGCCGATGGATCAGCCGCGCCAGTTCGGTGCGCAGATGGTGCGGGTTCTGCGTGCCCGACCAGACCCGGGCCTGGTCGTCCTGATAGTCGGCAACCGCGCAGGAGGGACCGATCGAGGCGTGCATCTGGTACGGCCAGACATAGGTCCGCGGCATCGGCTTGGCGGCGCCTGCAATCGCCGCATCGACGTCGCCTTTGTCGATCAGCGTCCGCGGCTCGGAAGGATTGGCGCGCAACGCCGTCGGGATGTCGCCGAGATCGGGCAGGACAGGCGTCGGCTTCCACGTTACCTTCAACTGCGCGGCCGCCTTGATCGCGTTCTCCTCGCGCTCGGCGACGACGCCGACGAAGTCACCGATCCGAACCACCGCGACCAGCCCTGGAATATCGCGCACCGAGGCTTCATCGACCGCGATCAGGCTGGTGCCGACGAAATCACCGGCATCGACGCCGGCATAGGGCGGGCGCACGACGCGGCCATGCAGCATGCCGGGAACGCGGACGTCGTGAACGTAGACCAGTTCGCCGGTCGCCTTGGCCGGCAGATCGACGCGCGGCACCGATTGCCCGACAATGGAATAGGTGCCGACGTCCTTCACGGGGATATCGTCGGTCAGTTCAAGCTGGATGGTGTCGCCTGCGATCAACTCGCCATAGCTGACGCTGCGGTTATCCCTGCCGCGCACCAGGCCGTCTTCGATGGTGAGATCCTCGACCACAAGTTCCAGCCGCTCCGCCGCCCGCGCGATCAGAAATTGCCTCGCCTGCGCCGCCGCCTTGCGCAGCGGCACGGCCGTGATCTGAATGGTTTCGCTCGCGATCGTCGCGCCCTGGTTCGGAACGCGCGAGGTATCGCCGAGCACGACGATGACGCGGGCAAAGGACACGTCGAGCTCTTCGGCGACGATCTGCCCCAGCGCGGTACGGATGCCGGTGCCGAGATCGACATGACCGTTATAGGCGGTGACCGATCCGTCTGACGTGATCTTGATGAAAGTCTCGAACTTGACGGCTTCGACAGGAGAGGCGGGACGAACGACGGTCAGCGTTCCCTGCGGGCGTTCGTTCGTCGCGGGAGAGTCCGGCGCGGCCATCAGCTCTGCGCCTCGACGACATGGCCGGCGGCGCGCATCGCCGCGCGCATGATTTCGATATGGGCGCCGCAGCGGCAGAGATGATGACGCAGCGCTTCCATCACCTCTTCCTCGGAAGGCCGGGCGCTGCGATTGAGCAGCGCTCGGGTCGTGATGATCATGCCGTTCAGGCAATAGCCGCATTGCGCGGCCTGTTCGCTGATGAAAGCCTGTTGCACGGGATCGGGATGTTCGCGCGTGCCGAGCCCTTCGAGCGTCACGATATCGCGCCCGGTGCAGCCCTCGATCGGGATGACGCAGGAGCGCGCCGCGACGCCGTCGATCAGTACCGCACAGGCGCCGCATTCGCCGAGCCCGCAGCCATATTTCGGTCCGTTCAGAGCGAGGTCGTTGCGCAAGACGTAAAGCAGCGCGGTGTCGGGAGCGGCGTCGACGTCGCAGGTCTTGCCGTTCACGGTCAGGCGCATCTTGCTCTGCGTCATGCTTCCCATGCCTCTCGCTGCGCTGCAAAATCCTGCGCTGGATGCGGGGGAAAGATACCGTTTGTGTACAAACGTGCAAGCCGCGCGTTTCCGCGCCGCAGCGCGCTGCCCGCTTTATGAACAAGGGGGCGAGGCAAATGAGTTTTTATGCGGCAATGGCGCATTTTCGCTTTTGTTGCCGCTTGACAGGATTTCGGTCCACGCGCAACATCGTTCGTGTACGAACAATTGATCGGATCCGTGAGGGCGCGGCTGCGATCACGGCCTTTCGAACTGCAGGCTTGTTCATGACCGACGTTTCGACCGCCGCCATCGGCGACAAGATCCGCTGCGATGCCTGTCCGGTGATGTGCTACATCAAGCCGGGCGCGGCGGGCGCGTGCGATCGCTATGCCAATCACGACGGCGAACTGGTGCGCGTCGATCCGCATATCGTGCTGGAGCGAACGGTGTCGCATGGCGGACGGCTGGTGCCGTTCCAGGCCGGCGGCGACTGGGATGGCAAGCTGGTTCACGAGCCCAGCGTGTTCGTGACCGCGATCGGCGCCGGCACCACCTATCCCGATTACAAGCCGGCGCCCTTCATCGTTTCCTCCGAGATCGACGGCGTCGACATGGTCACGGTCGTGACCGAAGGCATTTTCAGCTATTGCGGCGTCAAGGTGAAGATCGACACCGATCGCTATCTCGGCCCGGAAACCGCGACGGTGCGGGCGCAGGGCGAGGCGATCGGCCATGTCACCACCAGCGAATACGGCTCGCAGATGCTGTCGCTCGGCGGCGTGCA is a window encoding:
- a CDS encoding molybdopterin cofactor-binding domain-containing protein, encoding MAAPDSPATNERPQGTLTVVRPASPVEAVKFETFIKITSDGSVTAYNGHVDLGTGIRTALGQIVAEELDVSFARVIVVLGDTSRVPNQGATIASETIQITAVPLRKAAAQARQFLIARAAERLELVVEDLTIEDGLVRGRDNRSVSYGELIAGDTIQLELTDDIPVKDVGTYSIVGQSVPRVDLPAKATGELVYVHDVRVPGMLHGRVVRPPYAGVDAGDFVGTSLIAVDEASVRDIPGLVAVVRIGDFVGVVAEREENAIKAAAQLKVTWKPTPVLPDLGDIPTALRANPSEPRTLIDKGDVDAAIAGAAKPMPRTYVWPYQMHASIGPSCAVADYQDDQARVWSGTQNPHHLRTELARLIHRREAEIEVIRLEAAGCYGRNCADDVSADAVLLSRAVGRPVRVQLTREQEHAWEPKGTAQLMDVNGGVNADGSVAGYDFATRYPSNGAPTLALLLTGEVPNTPAVLEMGDRTAIPPYDYDNLRVVVHDMPPIVRASWLRGVSALPNTFAHESWIDEVASEAGVDPIEYRLRYLKDARAIDLVNAVAERAGWKPRPVREQPEAEGDIVRGRGFAYALYVHSKFPGYGAAWSAWIADVAVNRATGDVSVTRVVAGQDSGLMINPDGVRHQIHGNVIQSTSRALMEEVSFDRSSVTAREWGAYPIIKFPDVPKIDVLMLPRQDQPPLGVGESASVPSAAAIANAIFDATGVRFRELPFTPERILKGLRGDAPASPEALPAPASAPPPSRTWQNPFSVRRGVLATAAALCAAVVGIGTAVLPWRSIAPIARPDASVYSAATIARGQQLAALGDCAVCHTSASGILNAGGRPLQTPFGTIYSTNITPDLETGIGAWSYPAFERAMREGIHRDGKQLYPAFPYPHFARTSDADLQALYAYLMAQSPVRTEAKPNALAFPFNLRPLLAGWNALFHKSAVFQADPAKSETWNRGAYLVEGLGHCSACHSPRNALGAEQANAYLAGGFAEGWEAPALTSLSQAPIPWNEDELFAYLRSGESRFHGVAAGPMAPVVKELGALPDQDIRAMAVYLASFNETAIDQHTLAAKLEAASSTRTSAAASVGARLYQGACAVCHEVGGAPLFGSRPSLALNSNLHSAHPDNLVQVILHGIAAPASSDLGYMPAFKDSFTDDQVAELASYLRRQFAPDKPAWTDIHAAIGRIRQDIAR
- a CDS encoding (2Fe-2S)-binding protein is translated as MTQSKMRLTVNGKTCDVDAAPDTALLYVLRNDLALNGPKYGCGLGECGACAVLIDGVAARSCVIPIEGCTGRDIVTLEGLGTREHPDPVQQAFISEQAAQCGYCLNGMIITTRALLNRSARPSEEEVMEALRHHLCRCGAHIEIMRAAMRAAGHVVEAQS